The following are encoded in a window of Lagenorhynchus albirostris chromosome 3, mLagAlb1.1, whole genome shotgun sequence genomic DNA:
- the LOC132518394 gene encoding LOW QUALITY PROTEIN: protocadherin alpha-2-like (The sequence of the model RefSeq protein was modified relative to this genomic sequence to represent the inferred CDS: inserted 1 base in 1 codon), with translation MSLSTTVVGAERSGVCCSRFCSSLQGRPGXSQVHYSVPEEAKHGTFVGRIAQDLGLELAELVPRLFRLASKGRGDLLEVNLQNGILFVNSRIDREELCGRSVECSIHLEVIVDRPLQVFHVEVEIKDINDNPPVFPVTVKTIWFHESRLLDSRFPLEGAFDADVGVNALLSYKLSSSEFFFLDIQTNDELSQSLSLVLRKSLDREETAEINLLLVATDRGKPELTGTVQLLIKVLDVNDNEPTFDQSVYKVQLLENIAKGSLVIKLNSSDADEGSNSEIVYSFSSDVSPNIKTKFKIDPSSGEIRTKGQLDYEEVKSYEIQVIAYDNGTPPMSGHCKISVKLVDINDNTPEVSITSLSLPIREDAPLGTVIALITVSDRDSGANGQVTCTLTPHDFFKLVSTFKNYYSLVLDSALDRENLANYEVVVKARDAGSPSLSATASVSVEVADVNDNAPAFAHPEYTVLVKENNPPGCHIFTVSARDADAQENALVSYSLVERRVGERALSSYVSVHAESGKVYALQPLDHEELELLQFQVSARDAGVPPLGSNVTLQVFVLDENDNAPALLLPGPGGGAGALSQLVARSVGAGHVVAKVRAVDADSGYNAWLSYELQPVAGGARSPFRVGLYTGEISTTRALDEADAPRHRLLVLVKDHGEPALTATATVLLSLEDSGQAPKASSRASTGAAGAEAALVDVNVYLIIAICAVSSLLVLTLLLYMALRCSAPPSEGACRPGKPTLVCSSAVGSWSYSQQRRQRVCSGEGPPKADLMAFSPSLPQGPDSAEERQQLSESEQFGKEDALG, from the exons ATGTCGCTGTCTACTACAGT AGTAGGGGCGGAGAGGTCGGGTGTCTGCTGCTCTCGCTTCTGCTCCTCGCTGCAGGGGAGGCCAG GCAGCCAGGTCCACTACTCCGTCCCCGAGGAGGCCAAACACGGCACCTTCGTGGGCCGCATCGCCCAGGACCTGGGGCTGGAGCTGGCGGAGCTGGTGCCGCGCCTGTTCCGGCTGGCGTCCAAAGGCCGCGGGGACCTTCTGGAGGTAAATCTGCAGAATGGCATTTTGTTTGTGAATTCTCGGATCGACCGGGAGGAGCTGTGCGGGCGGAGCGTGGAGTGCAGCATCCACCTGGAGGTGATCGTGGACCGGCCGCTGCAGGTGTTCCATGTGGAGGTGGAAATAAAGGATATTAATGACAATCCGCCAGTATTTCCAGTGACAGTAAAGACTATCTGGTTTCACGAATCGAGGCTGCTTGACTCGCGGTTTCCTCTAGAGGGGGCGTTTGATGCAGATGTCGGAGTAAATGCTCTTCTCTCCTACAAGCTCAGCTCCAGTGAGTTTTTCTTTCTAGATATACAGACAAATGATGAACTAAGCCAGTCTTTGTCTCTTGTGCTGAGGAAATCTCTGGACAGAGAGGAAACTGCTGAGATTAATTTGTTACTGGTGGCTACTGATAGGGGCAAACCTGAGCTCACAGGCACCGTTCAATTGCTTATTAAGGTATTAGATGTGAATGACAACGAACCTACTTTTGACCAATCAGTTTACAAAGTACAATTGTTAGAGAACATCGCAAAGGGATCCTTGGTGATTAAATTAAATTCTTCTGATGCAGATGAAGGATCAAACAGCGAGATTGTGTATTCATTTAGTAGTGATGTGTCCCCCAATATAAAGACCAAGTTCAAAATAGATCCCAGCTCAGGGGAAATCAGAACTAAGGGACAATTAGATTATGAAGAAGTGAAATCTTATGAGATTCAAGTCATTGCGTATGACAACGGGACTCCACCAATGTCTGGGCACTGTAAAATTTCAGTAAAACTTGTGGACATCAATGATAACACACCAGAAGTCTCAATCACGTCTCTTTCACTTCCCATCCGAGAGGATGCTCCGCTGGGAACAGTCATCGCCCTCATCACGGTGTCTGACCGCGACTCCGGTGCCAACGGGCAGGTGACCTGCACCCTGACCCCCCATGACTTCTTCAAACTGGTGTCCACGTTCAAGAATTACTATTCGCTGGTGCTGGACAGCGCCCTGGATCGCGAGAACCTGGCGAACTATGAGGTGGTGGTAAAAGCACGGGACGCGGGCTCGCCTTCCCTGTCGGCCACAGCCAGCGTGTCCGTGGAGGTGGCCGACGTGAACGACAACGCGCCCGCGTTCGCGCACCCCGAGTACACGGTGCTGGTGAAGGAGAACAACCCGCCCGGCTGCCACATCTTCACGGTGTCGGCTCGGGACGCGGACGCGCAGGAGAACGCGCTGGTGTCCTACTCGCTGGTGGAGCGGAGGGTGGGCGAGCGAGCGCTGTCGAGCTACGTGTCGGTGCACGCGGAGAGCGGCAAGGTGTACGCGCTGCAGCCGCTGGACCACGAGGAGCTGGAGCTGCTGCAGTTCCAGGTGAGCGCGCGCGACGCGGGCGTGCCGCCTCTGGGCAGCAACGTGACGCTGCAGGTGTTCGTGCTGGACGAGAACGACAACGCGCCCGCGCTGTTGCTGCCCGGGccgggcggcggggcgggcgcgCTGAGCCAGCTGGTGGCTCGGTCGGTGGGCGCGGGCCACGTGGTGGCGAAGGTGCGCGCGGTGGACGCGGACTCGGGCTACAACGCGTGGCTGTCGTACGAGCTGCAGCCGGTGGCGGGTGGCGCGCGCAGCCCGTTCCGCGTGGGGCTGTACACAGGCGAGATCAGCACGACGCGCGCCCTGGACGAGGCGGACGCGCCGCGCCATCGCCTGCTGGTGCTGGTGAAGGACCACGGCGAGCCGGCGCTGACGGCCACGGCCACCGTGCTGCTGTCGCTGGAGGACAGCGGTCAGGCGCCCAAGGCCTCTTCGCGGGCGTCGACGGGCGCCGCTGGCGCGGAGGCCGCTCTGGTGGATGTAAACGTGTACCTGATCATCGCCATCTGCGCGGTGTCCAGCCTGTTGGTGCTCACGCTGCTGCTGTACATGGCGCTGCGGTGCTCGGCGCCGCCCAGCGAGGGCGCGTGCAGGCCCGGGAAGCCCACGCTGGTGTGCTCCAGCGCGGTGGGGAGCTGGTCTTACTCGCAGCAGAGGCGGCAGAGGGTGTGCTCTGGGGAGGGGCCGCCGAAGGCAGATCTCATGGCCTTCAGCCCCAGCTTACCTCAAGGTCCAGACTCAGCAGAAGAAAGGCAACAACTCTCGGAATCAGAACAGTTCGGAAAG GAAGATGCCTTGGGGTGA
- the LOC132517140 gene encoding protocadherin alpha-3-like gives MVFFWREGQGVWRLLLSVLHLLFWEAGSGQVHYSVSEEAKHGTFVGRIAQDLGLELAELVPRLFRVASKGRGDLLEVNLQNGILFVNSRIDREELCGRSAECSIHLEVIVDRPLQVFHVEVEVKDINDNQPVFPMAVKNLFIYESRPPGSRIPLEGASDADIGANSLLTYTLNSNEYFTLDVKRNYVEIKSLGLVLKKLLDREVTPEHHLLITAVDGGKPVLTGTIQLKITVVDVNDNAPEFESTIYKVRLFENAPNGTLVVTVNASDLDEGINKDIVYSFNTDMSADTLSKFHIDPVNGYISVKGNIDFEFTKLYEIQVEATDKGNPPMADHCTVVVEILDTNDNVPELVVKSLSLPVLEDAPLGTVIALISVSDGDSGANGQVTCTLTHHVPFKLVSTFKNYYSLVLDSALDRESMANYEVVVTARDGGSPSLSTTASVSVEVADVNDNAPAFAHPEYTVLVKENNPPGCHIFTVSARDADAQENALVSYSLVERRVGERALSSYVSVHAESGKVYALQPLDHEELELLQFQVSAHDAGVPPLGSNVTLQVFVLDENDNAPAVLLPGPGGGAGALSQLVARSVGAGHVVAKVRAVDADSGYNAWLSYELQPAVGGARSPFRVGLYTGEISTTRALDEADAPRHRLLVLVKDHGEPALTATATVLLSLEDSGQAPKASSRASSGAASADAVLVDVNVYLIIAICAVSSLLVLTLLLYTALRCSAPSSEGVCGPGKPTLVCSSAVGSWSYSQQRRQRVCSGEGPPKADLMAFSPCLPPGPISGDREEQTDVKVDLPAKVSNF, from the coding sequence ATGGTATTTTTCTGGAGAGAAGGTCAGGGAGTCTGGCGACTACTGCTTTCGGTTCTGCACCTCCTATTCTGGGAGGCAGGGAGCGGCCAGGTCCATTACTCTGTCTCCGAGGAGGCCAAACACGGCACCTTCGTGGGCCGCATCGCCCAGGACCTGGGGCTGGAGCTGGCGGAGCTGGTGCCGCGCCTGTTCCGGGTGGCGTCCAAAGGCCGCGGGGACCTTCTGGAGGTAAATCTGCAGAATGGCATTTTGTTTGTGAATTCTCGGATCGACCGGGAGGAGCTGTGCGGGCGGAGCGCGGAGTGCAGCATCCACCTGGAGGTGATCGTGGACCGGCCGCTGCAGGTGTTCCAtgtggaggtggaggtgaaggACATTAACGACAACCAGCCGGTTTTTCCAATGGCagtaaaaaatttgtttatttatgaatCCCGGCCGCCTGGTTCTCGGATTCCGCTAGAGGGCGCATCAGATGCAGATATCGGAGCTAATTCGCTATTGACCTACACTCTTAACTCCAATGAATATTTTACCTTggatgttaaaagaaattatgtGGAAATTAAATCCCTTGGACTTGTGCTGAAAAAACTTTTAGATCGAGAGGTCACTCCTGAGCATCACTTACTTATAACAGCAGTTGATGGTGGGAAACCAGTACTCACTGGTACTATTCAACTGAAGATCACCGTTGTAGATGTAAACGACAATGCCCCAGAGTTTGAGAGCACGATCTACAAAGTCAGATTATTTGAAAATGCACCAAACGGTACCCTAGTAGTGACTGTTAACGCCTCTGATTTGGATGAAGGGATAAATAAGGACATTGTGTATTCTTTCAATACAGACATGTCAGCAGATACTTTGTCGAAATTCCACATAGACCCTGTTAATGGATACATCAGTGTAAAGGGTAACATAGACTTCGAGTTCACTAAGTTATATGAAATCCAGGTAGAAGCAACAGATAAAGGAAATCCCCCAATGGCAGATCACTGCACGGTTGTAGTGGAAATTTTGGACACCAACGATAATGTACCTGAGTTGGTTGTCAAATCACTCTCTTTACCTGTATTAGAAGATGCTCCACTAGGAACGGTAATCGCTCTGATCAGCGTTTCCGACGGCGATTCCGGTGCCAACGGGCAGGTGACCTGCACCCTGACTCATCATGTACCCTTCAAGCTGGTGTCCACCTTCAAGAATTACTATTCGCTGGTGCTGGACAGCGCCTTGGATCGCGAGAGTATGGCCAACTATGAGGTGGTGGTGACCGCGAGGGACGGGGGCTCGCCTTCCCTGTCGACAACGGCCAGCGTGTCCGTCGAGGTGGCCGACGTCAACGACAACGCGCCCGCGTTCGCGCACCCCGAGTACACGGTGTTGGTGAAGGAGAACAACCCGCCCGGCTGCCACATCTTCACGGTGTCGGCGCGGGACGCGGACGCGCAGGAGAACGCGCTGGTGTCCTACTCGCTGGTGGAGCGGCGGGTGGGCGAGCGAGCGCTGTCGAGCTACGTGTCGGTGCACGCGGAGAGCGGCAAGGTGTACGCGCTGCAGCCGCTGGACCACGAGGAGCTGGAGCTGCTGCAGTTCCAGGTGAGCGCGCACGACGCGGGCGTGCCGCCTCTGGGCAGCAACGTGACGCTGCAGGTGTTCGTGCTGGACGAGAACGACAACGCGCCCGCGGTGCTGCTGCCCGGGccgggcggcggggcgggcgcgCTGAGCCAGCTGGTGGCTCGGTCAGTGGGCGCGGGCCACGTGGTGGCGAAGGTGCGCGCGGTGGACGCGGACTCGGGCTACAACGCGTGGCTGTCGTACGAGCTGCAGCCGGCGGTGGGTGGCGCGCGCAGCCCGTTCCGCGTGGGGCTGTACACAGGCGAGATCAGCACGACGCGCGCCCTGGACGAGGCGGACGCGCCGCGCCATCGCCTGCTGGTGCTGGTGAAGGACCACGGCGAGCCGGCGCTGACGGCCACGGCCACCGTGCTGCTGTCGCTGGAGGACAGCGGTCAGGCGCCCAAGGCCTCTTCGCGGGCGTCGTCCGGCGCCGCGAGTGCGGATGCGGTGTTAGTGGATGTGAACGTGTACCTGATCATCGCCATCTGCGCGGTGTCCAGCCTGTTGGTGCTCACGCTGCTGTTGTACACGGCGCTGCGGTGCTCGGCGCCGTCCAGCGAGGGCGTGTGCGGGCCCGGGAAGCCCACGCTGGTGTGCTCCAGCGCGGTAGGGAGCTGGTCTTACTCGCAGCAGAGGCGGCAGAGGGTGTGCTCTGGGGAGGGGCCGCCCAAGGCAGACCTCATGGCCTTCAGCCCCTGTCTTCCACCGGGCCCCATTAGTGGGGATAGAGAAGAGCAGACGGATGTGAAGGTTGATCTTCCTGCTAAGgtgagtaacttttaa